A section of the Asticcacaulis sp. EMRT-3 genome encodes:
- a CDS encoding RNA polymerase sigma factor: MASQARIYDQYWQELCRVVRRKFGAGPPDPEEAAQAAFEQLITAMKTGEITNPRAFLHRCAYNYVIDHKRRQAVQNRYEDEIISLNVTGGTNEFDAQRVLEARERLTGVMRTVQDMEAKRRRILLLHTIDELSFAEIARKMSLSPTRVMQLFADALAQCARAARETEARTSDVTAMTVTGKPQGKNGK, from the coding sequence ATGGCGTCTCAGGCACGCATATACGATCAGTACTGGCAGGAGTTGTGCCGTGTTGTGCGGCGCAAATTCGGCGCGGGCCCGCCTGACCCCGAAGAAGCCGCTCAGGCCGCGTTTGAACAACTGATCACGGCGATGAAGACGGGCGAAATTACCAATCCGCGCGCCTTTCTCCACCGCTGCGCCTATAATTATGTTATCGACCACAAACGGCGTCAGGCGGTGCAAAACCGCTATGAGGATGAAATTATTTCCTTAAATGTGACCGGCGGCACTAATGAATTCGATGCCCAGCGCGTCTTAGAAGCAAGAGAACGCCTGACGGGTGTGATGCGCACCGTTCAGGACATGGAAGCAAAGAGGCGAAGGATCCTTTTGTTGCACACGATTGACGAACTGAGTTTTGCCGAGATTGCTCGCAAAATGAGCCTGTCACCCACGCGGGTGATGCAGCTCTTTGCCGATGCTCTGGCTCAGTGCGCGCGTGCGGCCAGGGAAACCGAAGCCCGCACGTCAGACGTTACGGCTATGACGGTAACAGGGAAGCCCCAAGGGAAGAACGGAAAGTGA
- a CDS encoding response regulator, whose product MSNTFARVMVLVVDDNHYMRVIVCTMLRSMGITLIREASDGVDALEIVRDWRPDVIILDLMMEQLDGIEFTKLVRTGSDSPNPYVPIIMMTGHTDRRRVLEARDVGINEFIAKPLTARALIDRLRSVINNERGWVKSSSYVGPDRRRRNMPDYKGPFRRVSDKAEGKI is encoded by the coding sequence TTGAGTAATACATTTGCGCGCGTCATGGTGCTGGTGGTCGATGATAATCACTATATGCGGGTGATTGTCTGCACCATGCTGCGCTCTATGGGCATCACCCTGATCCGTGAGGCCTCCGATGGCGTCGATGCGCTGGAAATCGTCCGTGACTGGCGGCCCGATGTCATTATTCTCGACCTGATGATGGAGCAGCTCGACGGCATCGAATTCACCAAGCTGGTGCGCACCGGTTCCGACAGCCCCAACCCCTATGTTCCGATCATCATGATGACCGGCCATACCGACCGTCGTCGCGTTCTGGAGGCGCGCGATGTCGGCATCAATGAATTCATCGCCAAGCCGCTGACCGCGCGCGCCCTGATCGACCGTCTGCGCAGCGTCATCAATAATGAACGCGGCTGGGTGAAATCCTCCTCCTATGTCGGCCCCGACCGCCGCCGCCGCAATATGCCCGACTATAAGGGGCCGTTCCGTCGCGTTTCCGACAAGGCCGAGGGCAAGATCTGA
- a CDS encoding FecR domain-containing protein, giving the protein MSQDMDDQAAIDQAASEWFARRRLSQETHPHEAGADNDEAEFKAWLEADARHAAAYGLMERTFDDILWAVPNSGFGERTRRLSWRTWTYALLAGAACVAGALVLINMPSVRTESTGIGQTRQLALADGSQITLAGRSSVEIRYSRSERRVTLKQGEAYFSVVHNAARPFLVRVGDVDVRDVGTRFDVNLRPSSLEVDVLEGRVAVAYAKSADAATQLAAGDSLRVPTRPQGATDGENWQVHHQAQSATAWNEGRMVYDNAPLGDIVADLNRYYAPGVTITSPAVADQRLTTSFAVTDIDTFLNTLPVVANVSLQRNANGAVVILQRNKDEYNKS; this is encoded by the coding sequence ATGTCACAGGACATGGACGATCAGGCGGCTATCGATCAGGCGGCCAGTGAATGGTTCGCGCGCCGACGCCTGAGCCAGGAAACCCATCCGCATGAGGCGGGGGCGGATAATGACGAGGCCGAATTCAAAGCTTGGCTGGAAGCCGATGCGCGTCATGCCGCAGCCTATGGGCTGATGGAGCGCACCTTCGATGATATTTTATGGGCTGTGCCCAATTCCGGTTTTGGCGAACGCACCCGCCGTTTAAGCTGGCGCACATGGACCTATGCCCTGCTGGCCGGGGCGGCCTGCGTGGCCGGGGCGCTGGTCTTGATCAATATGCCCAGCGTACGCACGGAATCGACCGGCATTGGCCAGACGCGGCAACTGGCCCTGGCCGATGGCAGCCAGATCACGCTGGCGGGCCGTTCCTCGGTCGAAATCCGCTATAGCCGCAGCGAACGGCGCGTCACGCTGAAACAGGGCGAAGCCTATTTCAGCGTCGTCCATAATGCGGCGCGTCCGTTTCTGGTGCGTGTTGGCGATGTGGATGTGCGCGATGTCGGCACCCGTTTCGATGTCAATCTGCGCCCGTCCTCGCTCGAGGTCGATGTGCTGGAAGGCCGTGTGGCCGTGGCCTATGCCAAAAGCGCTGACGCGGCCACCCAGCTTGCGGCGGGCGACAGTTTGCGTGTGCCGACCCGACCGCAAGGCGCTACGGATGGCGAAAACTGGCAGGTGCATCATCAGGCCCAGTCCGCCACGGCGTGGAACGAAGGCCGCATGGTCTATGATAATGCGCCGCTGGGCGACATCGTCGCCGATCTCAACCGCTATTATGCTCCGGGCGTCACGATCACCAGCCCGGCCGTGGCCGATCAGCGCCTGACCACCAGCTTTGCCGTGACCGATATCGACACCTTCCTCAACACCCTGCCGGTGGTCGCCAATGTCAGTTTGCAGCGCAATGCAAACGGGGCCGTTGTAATATTGCAACGCAATAAAGACGAATATAACAAATCGTAA
- the pbpC gene encoding penicillin-binding protein 1C: MPKLKTDSLIPRLVKGLIVLMVLQVLLAVVNLVCPPDMAKADRASPVVLDRNGVFLRALPVDDGRWRLRADLNRTDPAFLHHLLGIEDARFYLHPGVDAAAVARAFLSNFHAGGIVSGGSTITMQTARLLSPHPRTYGGKAIEALRALQLELRYSKHDILQLYLTLAPYGGNLEGVRAASLSYFGHEPETLTLGEQAQLISLPQAPEARRPDLHPKAAQAARDLILDRMAQNGLIDAQALHEALQEPVAHQRLPFPAIAWQTAGRLARTVTGLQATLVTTLDAGLQTRLEAMAAATAKAQGPNVSAAILVVDIHTRGVLASVGGGGLDRPGGWIDMTRALRSPGSALKPFIYGFAFENGVVAPDTRLMDAPTRFGDYQPEDFDRNFHGEVSVKEALVNSLNVPAVAVLNRIGPDVFQARLAAVGVKLVRPKSALNDAGLALALGGEGIHLDDLAKLYAGLGDHGLVKPLVYRLDDEKASAAASGQRLMRAEAADKVLAILRETPPPPGRLPGPLMRVSRRPAYKTGTSYGYRDALAVGVAGGYAVMVWTGRPDGGARADETGRDDAAPLLFDVFDQLRAPSQVPQAIAPPVAPVALQSLNAASDHMSILFPPSGATVYVETAGRAREEHLKVTRPLKLSAHGKAPIQWYVDGAPLKADDDGAFNWSPPSEGFYDLTVTGGDGQSAKSHVRVVAIRSADAP; the protein is encoded by the coding sequence TTGCCCAAGCTTAAAACCGACTCCCTCATCCCCCGGCTGGTCAAGGGCCTGATCGTCCTGATGGTCTTGCAGGTGCTGCTGGCCGTGGTGAACCTTGTCTGTCCGCCCGATATGGCAAAAGCGGACCGCGCCTCGCCCGTGGTGCTCGACCGCAACGGCGTTTTCCTGCGCGCCCTGCCCGTCGATGACGGGCGCTGGCGTCTCCGCGCCGACCTTAACCGCACCGATCCGGCCTTTCTCCACCATCTGCTCGGCATTGAGGATGCGCGTTTTTATCTCCATCCCGGCGTCGATGCGGCGGCGGTGGCGCGCGCTTTTCTGTCGAATTTTCATGCCGGCGGCATCGTGTCGGGCGGCTCGACCATCACCATGCAGACGGCGCGCCTGTTGTCGCCGCACCCGCGCACCTATGGCGGCAAGGCCATCGAAGCCCTGCGCGCCCTGCAACTGGAGCTGCGCTATTCCAAGCACGACATCTTGCAGCTTTACCTGACGCTGGCCCCTTATGGCGGCAATCTCGAAGGGGTGCGCGCCGCCTCGCTCTCCTATTTCGGCCATGAACCGGAAACCCTGACTTTGGGCGAACAGGCGCAACTGATCTCATTGCCGCAAGCCCCTGAGGCGCGCCGCCCCGACCTGCACCCGAAGGCAGCGCAGGCCGCGCGTGATCTGATCCTCGACCGCATGGCGCAGAACGGCCTGATCGACGCACAGGCCCTGCATGAGGCCTTGCAGGAACCGGTGGCACATCAGCGCCTGCCTTTCCCGGCCATCGCCTGGCAGACGGCGGGCCGTCTGGCGCGCACCGTCACCGGCCTGCAAGCCACGCTCGTCACCACGCTCGATGCCGGTCTGCAAACGCGGCTGGAGGCGATGGCGGCGGCCACGGCGAAGGCGCAAGGCCCCAATGTGTCGGCGGCCATACTGGTGGTCGATATTCATACGCGCGGCGTGTTGGCCAGTGTCGGCGGTGGCGGTCTTGATCGCCCGGGCGGCTGGATCGACATGACGCGCGCGCTCAGATCGCCCGGTTCGGCGCTCAAGCCCTTCATCTATGGCTTTGCCTTTGAAAACGGCGTGGTGGCCCCCGATACGCGCCTGATGGATGCGCCGACGCGCTTTGGCGACTATCAGCCGGAGGATTTCGACCGCAATTTCCACGGCGAGGTTTCGGTGAAGGAGGCGCTGGTCAATTCGCTCAATGTGCCCGCCGTGGCGGTGCTCAACCGTATCGGGCCGGATGTGTTTCAGGCGCGGCTGGCGGCGGTGGGGGTGAAGCTGGTGCGGCCGAAATCGGCGCTCAATGATGCCGGTCTGGCTCTGGCCCTGGGCGGTGAGGGTATTCATCTCGACGATCTGGCCAAGCTCTATGCGGGCTTGGGCGATCATGGTCTGGTCAAGCCGCTCGTCTATCGACTGGACGATGAAAAGGCCAGTGCGGCGGCGTCGGGCCAGAGGCTGATGCGCGCCGAGGCCGCCGACAAGGTGCTGGCCATTTTACGCGAAACCCCGCCGCCGCCGGGCCGCCTGCCGGGGCCGCTGATGCGCGTGTCACGCCGTCCGGCCTATAAGACCGGCACCTCCTACGGCTATCGTGACGCCCTGGCCGTCGGGGTGGCGGGCGGCTATGCGGTGATGGTGTGGACGGGCAGGCCCGATGGTGGGGCGCGCGCCGATGAAACGGGCCGTGACGACGCTGCACCGCTTTTGTTCGATGTCTTTGATCAGCTCCGCGCCCCGTCGCAAGTGCCGCAGGCCATCGCGCCGCCGGTGGCGCCCGTCGCCCTGCAAAGCCTGAATGCGGCGTCGGATCATATGTCGATCCTGTTCCCGCCATCGGGTGCGACCGTCTATGTCGAGACGGCAGGACGGGCGCGCGAGGAGCATCTGAAGGTGACGCGCCCGCTCAAATTATCGGCGCACGGCAAGGCCCCGATCCAGTGGTATGTCGATGGCGCGCCGCTGAAAGCAGATGATGACGGCGCGTTCAACTGGTCACCGCCCAGCGAGGGCTTTTACGACCTGACTGTCACCGGCGGCGACGGCCAGTCGGCCAAAAGCCATGTCCGTGTGGTGGCGATCAGGTCGGCGGATGCGCCTTGA
- a CDS encoding alpha-2-macroglobulin produces the protein MLNGDNRTLIAAAAAVLIAGFGIGFLTDYALGHGSGGKAAVATADLMTPATGLFGKPRARNAPRASDQKPAGFAVWHQSLDTSGNSPKACVQMSRPLDPAQPYGDYVVVSPALPSAPAISVKDDTLCVSGFGFSDRRITLLKGLPARGGDTLKADADLDFSFGIKPAYVGFAGNGVILPRAEGDGVGIETVNVSSLAVEVWRVSDRNLVRKSVSAPDPVAEGEYDYSYGDDSPDDIGVKVWTGKLGVKLNNGQRVTTVFPLGAVLKTLQPGAYVVKARDASGGRDKKADDQPASARRWVIYTDMAMTTYKGTGGLDVIMRSLKTAKAMGGVRVDLVAMNGDTLGTAKTDANGHVAFPGTLLKGENALQAKMVMAYGPNNDYTASDITRAPMDMSSHSVGGRQAGESGDGRTSAFGVDSFVYTDRGIYRPGETIHLVALLRDAQGRVIKDRKGALVVYRPSGVEAFRYVFAATPQGFAGKNITLPQGAPRGQWSAKVELDGMDDAAGSTSFAVEDFAPQRLGVDVDASADTPILSLKDTRPVTVTAHYLYGAIGSGLQVTGDARISADPTPFPAFKDYSFGDASQGYDEKYVDLPATTTDGQGKATFPFAASAAGQTTQPLSVLLTASVFEPGGRPVKESQTLKILPSPLYLGVRVTQKDTKNWRDTPQMQFNIVGVTPQGQKTAVKGVTVRLISEVWDYDWYVADGKWRWRSSHHDVLVAEKAYDLNANTGLTIERGLDWGDYRLEVEAPGLAKTVTRFSSGWGSPSQGGDAPDFVRLTAGSQTYKQGDTVDLTLKGPYKGEAQIAVATDHIIDLQTVSVGENGTTVHLKTSADWGGGAYVLVSLIQARDPVSSPKPRRAIGLIYVPLDPGPRKLDVELATSDQPQPPKHDKNGHGYIEVPVQIKGMRLGESARLSLAVVDQGILNLTKFQSPDPVKWYFGKRALGIDYNDDYGRLLDPNLGAASPLEYGADEIGGEGLTTTPIRTVALWSGVIYTGMDGKAVVRLPIDKFSGELRVMAVAWTDNAVGSAQARMIVREPVVADLSLPRFLAPGDKAMATLELDNVDGKPGLYQAVIKGLNGLVVAFEKAFHLNKGDRTIESVAINAPQTTGISTVKLGLDGQGYHFDDSFNIETRNGWGPQTEIDTALQKPGEVWAPPANLLNGLQPGSATVEVSYSPFRNIDPAPLAASLSRYPYGCTEQVTSAATPWLFVSESMVGKSESAPAEAALKQAVTRILDRQSADGAFGLWRAGDGEADGFIGAYATDFLLEARARGVFVPQDAIDKALNAMRDMARPDGYTSITYRLSVPDDWNWLGVSSDQMTKQLRSRASAYALYVLAKGHSGDLARLRWYQDVQFKAEDSPLSRAQVAAGLAMMGDRARARLAFRQAIQKLGYSDPNDWYQSPLRDLAGVIALAYEAGEPDIAQSLIPRLENAMKSPAQMNTQEDAYVLRAASYMLKAAGVPKIDAQNVTALPGSGLHYGIGNLSAARLKNTGSGPIWRTVTVIGTPGTSPGADSHGLSLTKSFYALDGSRIDPSHLTQGQKVLVVITGHSDRAEQRPIVIDDPLPAGFEIDSTLSPEDAQNGPFGFIGKLSDLKVSEARDDRYVAALDVSSREGFTLAYIARAVTQGDYYLPGAEAKDFYRTDTYGRTGGSRTVIAPR, from the coding sequence ATGCTCAATGGAGACAACCGGACTCTGATCGCGGCGGCCGCTGCCGTGCTGATCGCCGGTTTCGGCATCGGCTTTCTCACCGATTACGCGCTCGGTCATGGCAGCGGCGGCAAGGCGGCGGTGGCCACCGCTGATTTGATGACGCCTGCCACCGGCCTGTTTGGCAAGCCGCGCGCCAGAAATGCTCCGCGCGCCTCAGATCAGAAGCCCGCCGGTTTTGCCGTCTGGCACCAGAGTCTCGACACATCGGGCAACAGCCCCAAGGCGTGCGTGCAGATGTCGCGCCCGCTCGATCCGGCCCAGCCCTACGGCGACTATGTGGTGGTGTCGCCCGCCCTGCCTTCAGCCCCGGCCATTTCGGTCAAGGATGATACCCTGTGCGTGTCGGGCTTTGGCTTTTCCGACCGCCGCATCACTCTGCTCAAGGGCCTGCCTGCCAGGGGCGGCGATACGCTGAAGGCCGATGCCGATCTTGATTTCAGCTTTGGCATCAAGCCCGCCTATGTCGGCTTTGCCGGTAATGGCGTCATCCTGCCGCGCGCCGAAGGCGATGGGGTGGGCATTGAAACGGTCAATGTGTCGTCGCTCGCCGTCGAGGTGTGGCGCGTGTCGGATCGCAATCTGGTGCGCAAATCGGTGTCAGCGCCCGATCCGGTAGCCGAGGGCGAGTATGATTACAGCTATGGCGACGATTCGCCCGACGACATCGGCGTCAAGGTGTGGACCGGCAAGCTGGGCGTCAAGCTCAATAACGGCCAGCGCGTCACCACCGTCTTCCCGCTCGGCGCTGTGCTGAAAACCCTGCAACCGGGAGCCTATGTCGTCAAGGCGCGCGACGCATCCGGCGGGCGCGACAAGAAGGCCGATGATCAGCCGGCCAGTGCGCGGCGCTGGGTCATCTATACCGACATGGCCATGACCACCTACAAAGGCACGGGCGGACTTGATGTCATCATGCGTTCGCTGAAAACGGCCAAGGCGATGGGCGGGGTCAGGGTCGATCTGGTGGCCATGAACGGCGATACGCTCGGCACGGCGAAGACCGACGCCAATGGCCACGTCGCCTTTCCCGGCACCTTGCTGAAAGGCGAAAATGCCTTGCAGGCCAAGATGGTCATGGCCTATGGCCCCAATAACGATTACACGGCCTCCGATATTACCCGCGCCCCGATGGACATGTCGTCGCACAGCGTTGGCGGACGGCAGGCAGGCGAAAGCGGCGATGGCCGCACCTCGGCCTTTGGCGTCGATTCCTTCGTCTATACCGATCGCGGCATTTATCGCCCCGGCGAAACCATCCATCTGGTGGCGCTGCTGCGCGATGCGCAAGGCCGGGTGATCAAGGATCGCAAGGGCGCGCTGGTCGTCTATCGGCCCTCCGGCGTCGAGGCCTTCCGCTATGTTTTTGCCGCCACCCCGCAGGGTTTTGCGGGCAAAAATATCACCCTGCCGCAAGGCGCGCCGCGTGGCCAGTGGTCGGCGAAAGTCGAGCTGGACGGCATGGACGATGCGGCGGGCTCAACCTCTTTCGCGGTTGAGGATTTCGCGCCGCAGCGCCTCGGCGTCGATGTCGATGCCAGCGCCGACACGCCGATCCTGTCGCTCAAGGATACCCGCCCGGTGACGGTGACGGCCCACTATCTGTACGGCGCCATCGGTTCGGGCCTTCAGGTGACGGGTGATGCGCGCATCAGCGCCGACCCGACGCCGTTTCCGGCCTTTAAGGACTATAGCTTCGGCGACGCCTCGCAAGGCTATGATGAGAAATATGTCGATCTGCCCGCCACCACCACGGACGGGCAAGGCAAGGCCACCTTCCCGTTTGCAGCCTCCGCAGCCGGTCAGACCACCCAGCCCTTGAGCGTGTTGCTGACCGCTTCGGTGTTCGAACCGGGCGGGCGTCCGGTCAAGGAAAGCCAGACGCTGAAAATCCTGCCCTCACCGCTCTATCTCGGCGTCAGGGTGACGCAGAAGGACACGAAAAACTGGCGCGACACGCCGCAGATGCAGTTCAACATCGTCGGCGTGACGCCGCAGGGGCAAAAGACCGCCGTGAAAGGCGTCACCGTGCGGCTGATCTCCGAGGTCTGGGACTATGACTGGTATGTCGCCGACGGCAAATGGCGCTGGCGCTCCAGCCACCATGATGTGCTGGTGGCGGAAAAAGCCTATGATCTCAACGCCAATACCGGCCTGACCATCGAACGCGGCCTCGATTGGGGTGACTACCGGCTTGAGGTCGAAGCGCCCGGTTTAGCCAAAACCGTGACGCGCTTCTCGTCGGGCTGGGGTTCGCCCTCGCAGGGCGGCGATGCGCCCGATTTCGTGCGCCTGACCGCCGGTTCGCAGACCTACAAACAGGGCGATACGGTCGATCTGACCCTGAAGGGGCCGTATAAGGGCGAGGCGCAGATCGCGGTGGCCACCGATCACATTATCGACCTGCAAACCGTTTCGGTCGGCGAAAATGGCACGACCGTGCATCTCAAAACCTCGGCGGACTGGGGCGGCGGGGCCTATGTGCTGGTCAGTTTGATCCAGGCGCGCGATCCGGTCAGTTCGCCCAAGCCGCGCCGCGCCATCGGCCTGATCTATGTGCCGCTCGATCCGGGGCCGCGCAAGCTCGATGTCGAACTGGCGACCAGCGACCAGCCGCAACCGCCGAAGCACGACAAGAATGGCCACGGCTATATCGAGGTGCCAGTGCAGATCAAGGGGATGCGGCTCGGCGAAAGCGCGCGCCTCAGTCTGGCCGTGGTCGATCAGGGTATCCTCAACCTGACGAAGTTCCAGAGCCCCGATCCGGTCAAATGGTATTTCGGCAAGCGGGCGCTGGGTATTGATTATAATGATGATTATGGCCGCCTGCTCGATCCCAATCTGGGGGCGGCGTCTCCGCTCGAATACGGGGCTGACGAGATCGGCGGCGAGGGCCTGACCACCACGCCGATCCGCACCGTGGCCCTGTGGTCGGGCGTCATCTATACCGGTATGGACGGCAAGGCGGTGGTGCGCCTGCCGATCGACAAATTCTCCGGTGAACTGCGCGTCATGGCCGTGGCCTGGACCGATAATGCGGTCGGTTCAGCGCAAGCCAGGATGATCGTGCGCGAACCGGTGGTGGCCGATCTGTCGCTGCCGCGCTTTTTAGCCCCCGGCGACAAGGCGATGGCGACGCTCGAACTCGATAATGTCGATGGCAAGCCCGGACTCTATCAGGCCGTCATCAAGGGGCTGAATGGACTGGTGGTGGCCTTCGAGAAGGCCTTCCACCTGAATAAAGGCGACCGCACGATTGAAAGCGTGGCGATCAATGCACCGCAGACCACCGGCATTTCCACCGTCAAGCTGGGCCTCGATGGGCAAGGCTATCATTTCGATGACAGCTTCAACATCGAGACGCGCAATGGCTGGGGGCCGCAAACCGAGATCGATACCGCCCTGCAAAAACCGGGTGAGGTCTGGGCCCCGCCCGCCAACCTGCTGAACGGCCTGCAACCCGGCTCGGCCACGGTCGAGGTCAGCTATTCGCCCTTCCGCAATATCGATCCGGCGCCTCTGGCGGCGTCACTCAGCCGCTATCCTTACGGCTGCACCGAACAGGTGACCTCAGCGGCGACGCCCTGGCTGTTCGTCAGCGAATCGATGGTCGGCAAGTCAGAGTCTGCGCCCGCCGAAGCCGCGCTCAAACAGGCGGTGACCAGGATACTCGACCGGCAAAGCGCCGATGGGGCCTTTGGCCTGTGGCGGGCGGGCGATGGCGAGGCCGATGGCTTTATCGGCGCCTATGCCACAGACTTCCTGCTGGAGGCGCGGGCGCGCGGTGTCTTCGTGCCGCAGGACGCCATCGACAAGGCGCTGAACGCCATGCGCGATATGGCCAGGCCAGATGGCTATACCAGCATCACTTATCGCTTAAGCGTGCCCGATGACTGGAACTGGCTGGGCGTTTCAAGCGACCAGATGACCAAGCAGTTACGCTCGCGCGCCTCGGCCTATGCGCTTTATGTGCTGGCCAAGGGTCATTCCGGCGATCTGGCGCGGCTGCGCTGGTATCAGGACGTGCAGTTCAAGGCTGAAGATTCGCCGCTTTCGCGGGCGCAGGTGGCCGCCGGTCTGGCCATGATGGGCGACCGGGCGCGGGCGCGTCTGGCCTTCCGGCAGGCGATCCAGAAGCTCGGCTACAGCGATCCGAACGACTGGTATCAGTCGCCGCTGCGCGATCTGGCCGGTGTGATTGCGCTGGCCTATGAGGCGGGCGAGCCCGACATCGCGCAGAGCCTGATTCCGCGGCTCGAAAACGCCATGAAGTCACCCGCCCAGATGAATACGCAAGAAGACGCCTATGTGCTGCGCGCCGCCTCCTATATGTTAAAGGCGGCGGGCGTGCCCAAGATCGATGCGCAAAATGTCACGGCCTTGCCCGGTTCGGGCCTGCATTATGGTATCGGCAATTTGAGCGCGGCGCGGCTGAAGAACACAGGCTCCGGCCCGATCTGGCGCACGGTGACGGTGATCGGCACACCCGGCACAAGCCCCGGCGCGGACAGTCATGGCCTGTCGCTCACCAAGAGCTTCTATGCGCTCGATGGATCACGCATCGATCCGTCGCACCTGACACAAGGGCAGAAGGTGCTGGTGGTCATCACCGGCCATTCCGACCGCGCCGAGCAAAGGCCGATTGTCATCGATGATCCGCTGCCCGCCGGTTTTGAGATCGACTCGACCCTGAGCCCGGAAGACGCGCAGAACGGGCCGTTCGGCTTTATCGGCAAGCTCAGCGACCTGAAAGTCTCCGAGGCGCGCGACGACCGCTATGTGGCGGCGCTTGATGTGTCTTCGCGTGAAGGCTTTACCCTGGCCTATATTGCGCGGGCGGTGACGCAGGGTGACTATTACCTGCCGGGGGCTGAGGCGAAGGACTTCTACCGCACCGACACCTATGGCCGCACCGGGGGCAGCCGCACCGTGATTGCGCCAAGGTGA